The following are encoded together in the Asticcacaulis sp. genome:
- a CDS encoding DUF559 domain-containing protein, producing the protein MPDKDALGESMARKRSRLTPLARALRKSDNIAESRMWNALRNRQLSGFKFHRSFIIGNYIADFACIDLSLVIELDGSQHIDDPKDQIRNEIMTINGWSVARFPSGHVLSQPDGVLETIAAICDGRITDHIVDHDFQFYPAKSVTVLKTPHPNPLPSGGERGKEK; encoded by the coding sequence TTGCCAGACAAAGACGCTTTGGGGGAAAGCATGGCAAGAAAGCGCTCCAGACTAACGCCATTAGCCCGCGCCTTGCGGAAGTCTGACAATATCGCCGAAAGCCGTATGTGGAATGCTTTGCGTAATCGGCAACTAAGCGGTTTCAAGTTTCATAGAAGCTTTATTATCGGTAATTATATAGCTGATTTCGCGTGCATTGATCTGAGCCTCGTCATCGAATTGGATGGCAGCCAGCATATCGATGATCCGAAAGACCAAATCCGCAATGAGATCATGACCATTAACGGCTGGTCGGTGGCACGGTTTCCAAGCGGTCATGTGCTCTCCCAACCGGATGGTGTGCTCGAAACCATTGCCGCTATTTGCGATGGCCGGATAACAGACCATATAGTTGATCATGACTTTCAGTTTTATCCGGCAAAATCAGTGACTGTTCTAAAAACCCCTCACCCCAACCCTCTCCCCTCAGGTGGGGAGAGGGGGAAGGAAAAATGA
- a CDS encoding bifunctional diaminohydroxyphosphoribosylaminopyrimidine deaminase/5-amino-6-(5-phosphoribosylamino)uracil reductase RibD, with the protein MQQALRLGLSQMGRTWPNPAVGCIIVKDGAVIAEDATGDGGRPHAEEVALDKAGPVAKGATAYVTLEPCGQRSNGGCSCSQRLVEAGVARVIYACDDPSPFASHIGVERMTAAGIIVEAGLLAEEADRLIAPTAHYHRTGRPFVETDTGGKGFDAVFTPESDDLEAELVAWAGRGYRHLSVPAGSDLAMALAASGLMAE; encoded by the coding sequence ATGCAGCAGGCGCTTCGTCTGGGGCTATCTCAGATGGGGCGGACCTGGCCAAATCCGGCGGTGGGCTGTATCATTGTAAAAGATGGTGCGGTCATCGCTGAGGACGCCACAGGCGATGGCGGCCGTCCTCATGCCGAGGAAGTGGCACTCGATAAGGCCGGCCCGGTGGCAAAAGGTGCCACGGCCTATGTGACGCTCGAACCCTGCGGCCAGCGTTCCAATGGCGGCTGTTCCTGTTCGCAAAGGCTGGTCGAGGCCGGCGTGGCGCGCGTGATCTATGCCTGTGATGATCCATCACCCTTTGCCTCTCATATTGGCGTGGAACGCATGACCGCCGCCGGAATTATCGTCGAAGCCGGCCTGCTGGCGGAGGAAGCCGACCGGCTGATCGCGCCGACAGCCCATTATCACCGCACCGGCCGGCCGTTCGTCGAGACGGACACCGGCGGAAAGGGTTTCGATGCCGTCTTCACCCCTGAAAGCGACGATCTGGAAGCCGAACTGGTGGCGTGGGCGGGCCGTGGTTACCGCCATCTGTCGGTTCCGGCCGGGTCTGATCTGGCAATGGCCCTCGCTGCATCAGGCTTAATGGCCGAATAA
- a CDS encoding GFA family protein, translating to MTVKGSCHCGATQFTLDKVPETVTRCTCSICSKRGALWAYYTPDQIVFEPANDPAKDSEYRWQSRMVGLHFCNGCGCTTYNVSPGWVDYKPDFDHPQIAINARLLEDFDLDAAPVQVLDGRNLW from the coding sequence ATGACGGTCAAAGGAAGCTGTCATTGCGGCGCCACACAGTTCACCCTCGATAAGGTGCCGGAAACGGTCACGCGCTGCACCTGTTCTATCTGCAGCAAACGCGGCGCCTTGTGGGCTTATTACACGCCGGACCAGATTGTCTTCGAGCCGGCCAATGATCCGGCGAAGGACAGCGAATATCGCTGGCAAAGCCGGATGGTGGGGCTGCATTTCTGCAATGGTTGCGGCTGCACCACCTACAATGTTTCGCCGGGCTGGGTCGATTACAAGCCGGATTTCGACCATCCGCAGATCGCCATAAATGCGCGCCTGCTTGAAGATTTCGACCTGGACGCCGCTCCGGTCCAGGTTCTCGACGGCCGGAACCTGTGGTGA
- a CDS encoding EVE domain-containing protein: MRFWLAVASAEHVRRGRTEGFMQVNHGKLGPLKRMKAGDGIIYYSPSEQMGVKDGFQSFTAIGRIREGEPYQGYMSEGFQPFRRNVQWSDSREQPIRPLLGTLDLTKDRNWGYAMRFGLLELSAGGFRGDRRSDNGRKRWPVVNWCRCVSVMRWARRISRKSG; this comes from the coding sequence ATGCGCTTTTGGCTGGCCGTGGCCAGTGCCGAGCATGTGCGGCGCGGCCGAACGGAAGGCTTCATGCAGGTCAATCACGGCAAGCTGGGACCGCTCAAGCGCATGAAGGCGGGCGACGGTATCATCTATTATTCGCCTTCGGAGCAGATGGGCGTGAAGGATGGTTTTCAATCCTTCACCGCCATTGGCCGTATCCGGGAGGGCGAGCCTTATCAGGGATATATGTCGGAGGGTTTCCAGCCTTTTCGCCGGAATGTCCAGTGGTCAGACAGCCGCGAACAGCCGATCCGTCCGTTGCTGGGCACGCTCGATCTGACAAAAGACCGGAACTGGGGGTATGCTATGCGTTTCGGTCTGCTGGAGCTCAGTGCGGGGGGATTTCGCGGTGATCGGCGCAGCGATAACGGGAGAAAAAGATGGCCTGTAGTGAACTGGTGTCGCTGCGTATCCGTGATGCGCTGGGCGCGGCGAATATCACGGAAAAGCGGATGA
- a CDS encoding TfoX/Sxy family protein, with protein sequence MMGGLVFLLNGKMLVSHRTLKTGEEQLMFRPGHDNEAEALAIAGTRPMIHGGRRMTGFIFIDETECPPPVFDHLLDLSRRFVETLPAK encoded by the coding sequence ATGATGGGCGGTCTGGTTTTCCTGCTGAACGGCAAAATGCTGGTCAGCCACAGGACGCTCAAAACCGGTGAGGAGCAGTTGATGTTCCGGCCGGGCCACGACAATGAAGCCGAAGCCCTGGCCATTGCTGGCACGCGACCGATGATTCACGGCGGACGGCGCATGACGGGCTTTATCTTCATCGATGAAACGGAGTGCCCGCCACCGGTGTTCGACCATCTGCTGGACCTGTCGCGGCGCTTCGTCGAGACATTACCGGCAAAATAA
- a CDS encoding MOSC domain-containing protein encodes MSRPSSGRHEDYDPTAFPLNLLRAPGWDEVHSHFRFTDSGKGFVSFLNLNSLRDLGQRIGRELDPLRLRANIWVEDQTAFEDHDWVGKHIRLGEDGPEFEVLKSIVRCVATHVNPETAERDIDICEALWQNYGHRECGIYARIIKGGTIRPGDVLHLY; translated from the coding sequence ATGTCGAGACCATCCTCGGGCCGTCACGAGGACTATGATCCGACGGCTTTCCCACTTAACCTGCTGCGTGCGCCGGGCTGGGACGAGGTCCATTCGCACTTCCGCTTTACCGATTCTGGCAAGGGGTTTGTCTCCTTCCTCAATCTCAATAGTTTGCGCGACCTCGGCCAGCGCATCGGCCGCGAGCTTGATCCGTTGCGGCTGCGCGCCAATATCTGGGTCGAAGACCAGACGGCTTTCGAGGATCACGATTGGGTAGGCAAACATATCCGGCTGGGCGAGGACGGGCCGGAATTCGAGGTGCTGAAGTCGATCGTGCGCTGTGTCGCCACCCATGTGAATCCGGAAACGGCCGAGCGCGATATCGATATCTGCGAGGCGCTGTGGCAGAATTACGGACACCGCGAGTGCGGCATCTATGCTCGGATCATCAAGGGCGGAACGATCCGGCCCGGCGACGTATTGCACCTGTATTAA
- a CDS encoding MOSC domain-containing protein — MNTGIISALWRYPVKGFTPEAVPEAVLCPDDFFPFDRLYALEVGRSGFDAENPVTISKMKFAVLARFAAVARLRTRYDEVDDAFEVTDEDGKSWAFDLASEAGRHSLARHVETILGPSRGL, encoded by the coding sequence ATGAATACGGGTATTATCTCCGCGCTCTGGCGTTATCCTGTCAAGGGTTTCACCCCGGAAGCCGTGCCGGAGGCGGTGCTGTGCCCGGATGATTTCTTTCCGTTTGACCGGCTCTATGCGCTGGAGGTTGGCCGTTCCGGCTTCGATGCTGAAAATCCGGTCACTATCTCCAAGATGAAGTTCGCTGTGCTGGCGCGCTTCGCCGCCGTGGCGCGGCTGCGCACCCGCTATGATGAGGTGGATGATGCCTTCGAGGTGACGGACGAGGACGGCAAGTCGTGGGCGTTCGACCTGGCCAGCGAGGCCGGGCGGCACAGTCTGGCGCGGCATGTCGAGACCATCCTCGGGCCGTCACGAGGACTATGA
- a CDS encoding pentapeptide repeat-containing protein, with product MTATAGDTRYTKLTQMQVDAICTKHERLRAMKPGGARAVFAWCDLSGLNFSGRVLNDADFTAAILMDCDLTNTVLDTCNLYCADLQLANLSHASMRRADLRGASLRGANLSDCDLYEADLREGALALPDKQAGLSYVEISMRSSEATYANLRGANLERSKLSGIQAMKADFTDATMKSCKLIRANLKQCIMDNVDLAGADLSGADLSGASLRDAVLIGAKTDMWRTSQTDMTGVLTDKPQGTDVTNLPYGQMLRDHALWVDTLGKEGTPSKFDNADLRGMGSIKGLNLAALSAKGAVFYGLDMRGVQLQGAHLEDADLRNCNLAGADLRGVRMARARLDGANLEGANLGALKIDATRFLPADLRDTRMRNVNFTDSDMKLARLDGADISRSNLQGAMMNLEALEHTTCVALRGRIAS from the coding sequence ATGACCGCCACTGCCGGCGATACACGCTACACCAAGCTCACCCAGATGCAGGTCGATGCGATCTGCACGAAGCACGAACGCCTGCGCGCGATGAAGCCGGGCGGCGCACGGGCAGTTTTCGCCTGGTGCGACCTGTCGGGCCTGAATTTCTCCGGGCGCGTGCTCAATGACGCCGATTTCACCGCCGCTATCCTGATGGATTGCGACCTGACGAACACGGTGCTCGATACCTGCAATCTCTATTGCGCCGACCTGCAACTGGCCAATCTCAGCCATGCCTCGATGCGGCGGGCCGACCTGCGGGGCGCCTCATTACGCGGCGCCAATCTCTCGGATTGCGACCTATACGAAGCCGACCTGCGCGAAGGGGCCCTGGCCCTGCCGGACAAGCAGGCGGGCTTATCTTACGTCGAAATCTCGATGCGCTCGTCGGAAGCCACCTACGCCAATCTGCGCGGGGCTAATCTCGAACGCTCCAAGCTCTCCGGCATCCAGGCGATGAAGGCCGATTTCACCGACGCGACCATGAAGTCATGCAAACTGATCCGCGCCAATCTCAAGCAGTGCATCATGGATAATGTCGACCTGGCGGGTGCCGATCTTTCCGGTGCCGACCTTTCCGGGGCCTCCCTGCGCGATGCCGTGCTGATTGGCGCCAAGACCGACATGTGGCGGACTTCACAGACCGACATGACCGGTGTGCTGACTGACAAGCCGCAGGGCACGGATGTCACCAATCTGCCCTATGGCCAGATGTTGCGCGATCACGCCCTGTGGGTCGATACGCTCGGCAAGGAAGGCACACCCTCGAAATTCGATAATGCCGACCTGCGCGGCATGGGGTCTATCAAGGGCCTGAATCTGGCGGCGCTGTCGGCCAAGGGCGCGGTTTTCTACGGGCTCGATATGCGCGGCGTGCAGCTCCAGGGCGCGCATCTCGAAGACGCCGACCTGCGCAACTGCAACCTGGCCGGCGCCGATCTGCGCGGCGTGCGCATGGCGCGGGCCCGTCTCGATGGCGCCAATCTGGAAGGCGCCAATCTCGGCGCGCTGAAGATCGACGCCACGCGCTTCCTGCCGGCGGACCTGCGTGACACACGGATGCGCAATGTCAATTTCACCGATTCCGACATGAAGCTGGCGCGGCTCGACGGCGCGGATATTTCGCGTTCAAATCTCCAGGGTGCCATGATGAATCTGGAAGCGCTGGAGCACACCACCTGTGTGGCCCTGCGCGGGCGTATCGCCTCCTGA